Genomic segment of Hoplias malabaricus isolate fHopMal1 chromosome 14, fHopMal1.hap1, whole genome shotgun sequence:
tcctcctggtgactgtctgtgaggagttggtgtgttctccccgtgtctgcgtgggtttcctccgggtgctccggtgtcctcccacagtccaaaaacacacgttggtaggtggattggcgactcaaaagtgtccgtaggtgtgagtgtgtgtgtgttgccctgtgaaggactggcgccccctccagggtgtattgcgcccaatgattccaggtaggcccccgcgaccctgaattggataagcagttacagataatgaatgaatgaatggatgatacGTGTGAAAAAGGATGCACAAATCACTGCTTTCTCTTTTATGAACAGTGCATGGTTCCTGTTGCCCCAGCTCTGCAGGaactttgttttaaaatacatgTTGTCAGAACACCAAGTGATCAGCACAGAACCCAGAATCACTGCTGAGTGACTGCTGAGAAGAATAAATGTTGGACTTGGTTGTGGTGTGTATGCTACTTTTTTATATCTGAATTAATAACGTTAAGAACTGGTTTGGGGTCTTCACATTTAAGCCTTTCACTTGATGGATTCTGTTTCCCTGGGGAACTGCTCTATCACTCTGTACTGCATGTAAATTACACACAGAGTGGAAAAGGTGCTTTCTACTCTGAATTTTGTATGTTCTCAAAAAATAACCTCAGTGAAATACCTTATTCGAAGCACATCACTCTtctctatatttatatctcttCATCTCACCTTAACACAGTCCTTTCTTcttatcttttatttctttatttttattttatttctttatttctaatatttcgtttatttctatatttactcCTCTCCTTCCTCCTTTCTGTTGCCTCTCATTCTTTTGGTCTCACTTCTTAATTCtctcatcttttttttcccttttccccTCTTTTATGCTCTCACTCATATTTctgttatctctctctttccctctcgcTTTCATTTAGCCCTCCCTCTTTTTCACATCTGTTTCTATTCAGAGACACtcctcccccaccccctctgtgtgggtgagtgagagagagcgagagagagagagagagagagagagagagagagagagagagagagagagagagagcagtggttCAGTAGCAGTGTATCTCTCTGTGGCAGGGGCAGCTTCATTCTCTCCTCCAGGATGTCGGGCCCTCGAACCAGCTCCATACTGCTGCTCTTCACCATCACTTTCCTGTACATTGCTCTGCTGGAGGccaaggtaacacacacacacacacacacagtgggagagatttccctgcatttttttttattcctgtaCTGTTATCGTTGCATCTCCTCTGAATCCCTTTCTCATTTAAGGGTAATCATTAAGACGTACTGTagaatatctatctatctatcagttCACAtagaatgaaattaaataacgATGATGTAACTGAATTATAATCAATCAAATGCGGTTGTTGTATCTAATGATTATAATCTTATTTCAGCCAGTCAGATACTCATTACACTGAGGTTCAGAAGTGGGTGAAATGCCTTGCTTTAGGATCCAGACTTTATCAATTGCATGACTTACAAATAACTGAGAGTTTTGCATTGATTTCTTCGTAATGACTGATTAATAAGCCTGTGGATGTACTAAGTCTaggagtgtgaagggttaatttaTTCTTCAGGGTGTTAACTGGACGTTGTGTTTATTCAGGCATTGAATATGTGTCAGATTATAGCTAATGGGTTTGTAACAAACAAATTCTTGTAATAATGTCAGTAGCTCCTGGTATTTAAGGcggtaaataatgtaatattctTGACGTAACGAGGCTCTGCAGCTGTTCTATTGGCCCATCCCTTATGAAATGTGAATCAATTTAGAGAGCAGCACTCTTTTTGAAATGAAGGAGAGAGGTTTTTGATATGAGACTTGTGTGTAGTCTGGACACAGCAGAAAGGTCTCCTCTAAGGTCTGCAGTAACGTTAGCATGTCACCATCTGGGTGAGTGCGCTTGTTTGTGCCGGGCTCATGTTTGATTTAGGAGTACTGCAGGAAGAGCGAGAGAATTGACCTGCATTCATTACCAGGCAACGTCACAGAGCCTTTATCAACACAGTGTTCACTCATAAAATCATGATTAGGTTCTGGAAACTTCTGGGAGGTGAGACAGTGGAGACTGGGAGGTGAGACACTGTCTGGGAGACAGTGAAACAGTATGAATGTCCATTTCTGACCAATGTCAGTTCATTATGGACCattaaaaatgcaaatgcaCCAATCAGCTGAGACCAAAATTCCATTGTTCATTGTCCATTTAACCAGCTACACTGACCATATGTGGACTTCATAGTTCTGTTCTccacaggacctccacagagcaggtacgatTTCAGTCATGGATCGtattcagcgctgcagtgacactgacgtggtggtggtgtgttagtgtgtgttgcgctggtgtggagtggatcagacacagcggtgctgctggagtttttaaacctcagTGTCTCCACATTGCTCAGAAGAATCCTCCACCTAAATAGtgtctgctctgtgatggtctggTTGGAGCTGGAGGAAGAGGGCTGTATgtagaacaacagatggaccacagtctgAGCACcggtatggtcagtggagctgataaaatggacaatgggtGTTAAATGTCCATGTTTTGGCTGATGATGTATTGAATGTGAGCATGCTCCTAAATTTAGAAGCTATTTTAACTATGTACAGAGACCAAGACTAATCCCAGAGCATAGTTTGAGAGGCTGAAATTATGCTGCTCTAAATTATTTTGAGTTCATGAAGTCTTTATATTTTGATGCTGTGTAGCTGAATTACAACATATTAATGATTTACAGggtttgggtttgttttttctaGTTATACACTTCAGGCTATTTTTAGATGAAAATTGTCTGCAGCCATCTCTGTGCAGGGAGTGATAAATGCAGTCTCATCATGTTCAGCATCTGTGGGTATTCTTGTGGTGATTACGCTGTTGTTCCTACCAGCCTTGAGCATAAACACAGACTCAACAGGATCATTAATATGCCATAATTCTATTAATAGGCCATAACACACTGTACTGTACTAAAATACAGCCGTTTGAGGCCTAAAGCTGTGATGGaactgttttaaatatatttttaattttataattgttCCCTCCCAAATATTTAATGGAATCATTTGTTCAGGCAGCGCCCCGTTTAACATCTGTTCAGTGAGGTTAAGAACGATATTTCCTCAGTCATCATGACTGCCCTGGGTGGTAATTTGTTGATGCCAAATAACCTGATCATGTGAACACTCAGTTAAGAGCCTCATcaccatttgtttacattatggGCTCCAATTTGCTTGTCTTTCCTGCACTGGAAATTGAATAGCCTCTGGTGAAAATTAAGGGAGGGGAGGAGGTTTGTTCCCTACAGAGCAGAAACCATTTCAATAATATGTTGTTGTCACACATCACTGAAAAAAGATCTGAACGGCTGAACATTGtgttcagcaccatggacagtgCACTGAGGCAACAATCCATAAGCACAAAGAAAAGACCATAGAACATCTGGAACTGAGGAGAAAAGAACAAGAGACAGGTGTTTTTGAAACAATAGCAAGAGATAATATAAAGAACATGTATTTATGGAAAGATGAACATGAAGGGGATAAGAGGCAGATGTTGACTGAGAGACACAAACATTACCTAGATGTTAATGGGGTGAAATAATTTCAGattcaaaaaaaaagaaatgatccTAGCAGATGTACGTAGAAGGAAAAAATATCCATTTGATGTTTATGGTGATTACAGGAACACAGGGAAGATGACGATCAAGAAAAATGACCATGGGCTAGATGTTTGTGGAGAGAAATTAATTATTACAATGAACATGGGgcaaatgtttatttaagaaCACAGGACGTGGATGGGCTGACTGGTTTTGGACAAAAAAGGTAGGGAGGAGGGAATCTTTGTCACTCGAGTGTTTGTGAGGAGAAATGATCATGGAAAAGTTGTTTTTGTGAATGTGCCAAGAATACTAAACTATGTTCCTGAACGCACGAGTGAACGGAATCAATAGGAGTGGCTGCACAATCTAATTAGCTGAAAACACACTGAGAGCGGAGGAGACTGCTGTCATGGCAACTGCTTTCAGTGGGCACAAATGCATTCATATTCTTCttcgaacacacacacacacacacaaagtgagtTTCAATTCCACAGATGTCTTAAGCACTCAACATTTAATCATCCATTAACTTATGAATTCATAATCATtactgaacattttttttaaataaccccCGTGTCAATGTTAATCTGGAGTAATTAATATTACACATAATAAATATAGTAATTATTATGTATGAAGGTTAATAATAAGTTTCATCCCTAGTTTATACAAAGAAACTAAGCTGCAAAAAAAGCCAGTGTTGGATTCACCCTTTTATGATGTCACAATAGTCACATTTGCATGTGCGCTTTTTAGCCATCACATTTACCCTACATTACTGTGGACCATTCATTTgccattcagagtggtttgatagGAAGTGAACATCTGAATCACTTTGTTTACACCACAATACTTGAGGAGCTCTGCAGATTTGATTAATGGATGATTCTGTCTGCTGTTACTGAGAGCGTGAATCAATACTCAATCCCACATGCTTCCAGCATTTTCCATCTTCAACttttctttacttttctttctatattttctgACCTTTTCTACTTGTTTCAGTCTGAACACGCCAGAGGGCAATAGTTAACAGTTATAGACACTTTCTTTGCTGTGTTGAAATCCTTAAATTTGATTTTAATAAAtgtcagagaaaaagagactcAGACAAAGCGGAGGTTGACTAAGTTCTGATCAATGTTTTTTTAGCAGCAGAGAAAATCAACAGAGCTGCACGCAAAAGAATGCATTGAAACTACTTGACCGAATGTGTCTATCATTTACCCATCAATAGACTATAGTTTTAACAAGTGGCAAACTAGAACTTATAGAGTTAGGCCCAGGAATGTCTAAACTTTGCATGAGATGAAAAAAGGAATGGCTCTCTTATAATTCTAGTTCTGTTTTCTGCTAAGTAAATATTTGAAGATTGCAAAAGGCTTTCCTGGTAGTCTTCAGAATCACTATGACCCtgagcagacaatgaatgaatgaatgaatgaatgaatgacatattTAGCCTAATAGGTCTCAGTGAAAAGACCTGTCATAGAGCCGCTTTAGTTTTCCATTTCTAACACCAGACTAAAGTAAAGCTACTCCTCATATTCGCGGTCAATGAACTGCTTTTTATAATATTGTATTCCCTCACGTCATTGGTCTCACCTTTTTTAAATCAAAGCATTATTTCCTGATACAGTAAGCCTTCAGTTCATCTCCTGAAGTCCTAAATAGTACAAGAGCTGCCTTTAAAGTGCCTGACAGCCTTTCTATTgaatacaaattaattaatagtAAGACTTTCCACAGAAATAATTCAGTGTTCACTTACGGGTTCCCCACCTACCCCATTATAATGCTGTTTACGTTTAGCAGTAATTACATTGatgtaacattttttattaatatgtaaatgatGTACACATATGAATACAAGTACATTCAATGCACACTGTTTTCTTCAGTGTGATATTTGCTCCATTGAAGCTTTAGTAAAAACAGTTTGCTCTGAACAATTTGAACCTGTGAAACAGTTGGGGAGCAAAGAACGCCAGGAAGTCAGCACTTGGATCCATGATTTCAACAGATGAACAGACTgttaactttctctctctctttctctctctctctctcactcactcacttacacacactctctctctctctctctctctctcacacacacacacacacacggcctcTCACAGCACACATATGTTCATGTCTCATGAGGGACGGACATCACAATGCGACAGAGTGACTCACTCCTTCCCTGAGTCATGCATCCTTCCATGGATCTCGCCTCTGAATCCCTCTCTTCACCTCTACACGTCACTGGCTGTATTATTTATCTATTATTCATCACCTCATCACTCCATCGGCCCTAACAATGCCTCCCACCCAACCCAATGCTTtcaacacacacagatcagaacAGAGAGGCACTGATGTTCCCATAGAAACCTGTCAAATGTCGGCCAAAACTCAGATGCAACAAATGCTGTTGCTTATGTTTAACCAAGTGCATGGTCAAGTACGTGGTACATACTGCAGTTACATGTGGTAGTTTCTCCAGGGCTGGGCCAGGAgaagcaacgacagaggctctgttcacCTTAtgacaggtcagtggagcatcaatGGAGtctgaagctgttattttaatgtaaacatacTACCTAGGGTTTTATGCTTGTTGCATCATCGCAGACACTAAGAAAGGTATTGATTGGAGCTCATCTCACTGAGGACAGTGAACTCTAAGCTCATTTGCAGCTGTTCCAAAGTGTCTCGTCACCTAATGTCCATTAGTGGAGATGATATGATCTGTGTGTGTCCAgttgaatatatttttccaacacaGAAAATGTGTATTATCCGTATTCcctaattattattgttgtctaCAACCCTTTCGACATTTATAGTAATAAGTAAATATCTAACATCATCGTAATCTGATAAAAAACAGAGCCCTGGCTGTGCTCCTCAGTGGGATATTGTTAgtctttaaactgaaaaaagagAGCACACACTGGTTTATTAACTGGCAGATGGCGATTGTTTCAGAGTGCAGCAGTAAACAGGGCATGATGTCTGGTGGCTAATGGCGAAGGGATCTTTACAGCTGTCTCAGTCATGATCTCCTGCGGCTAAAGCAGGCTCCTGATTTTCTTCTGTGgcctctctgtgaaaaattAACCAAGTAGGAGGGTGCTCTGTGTGAATCAGGGGCTTATCCACGCTGACTCTCAGATGTAGCGTACAGCACAGGCCTGTAActgtaatctttttttttttttttggcttaagCTGCAATATTGGATTTGAGCTGCTGAAGCCTGCAGAGGTGATATATACACAGAGAGCAGGCTGGGCTATTGGGGACTGTCACTACCTGCTTACTCTGCACACTTCAATCATTTCAGCTTAACGAGAATTTGCATTCTCTATTTCTGactcatttttttgtttgtttctttaagtCTCTTCATTTTGGTCTTTTCTTTCAGCATCTCTTTCATTGTCTCTCACTCTatccctttctctttccctctctctgtatctctccaTTACTTTATTAAAGTCCTTCTTggtcttttttctctttcattcttgttctcttgttttcattcattctcagTGTTGTTTACACACATTcttgagttggtgtgttctccctgtgtctgcgtgggtttcctctgggtgactgtctgtgaggaatgtggtgtgttctccctgtgtctgcatgggttttctccagatgaatgtctgtgaggagttggtgtgttctccctgtgtatgtgttgccctgtgaaggactggctcgccccctccagggtgtattcctgccttgcgcccaatgattcccagtaggctctggacccaccgcgaccctgaaatggataagggttacagataatggatggatggatggactgtgTATCTCACTTTCTTCCGCCATTGTGTCTTGCTCTCCTCCCCTGCATCCCACCCTCTCTGTAACAGTCCTTCAGTGCTTGTGGCCTACTGTTATTGATACTAATAGATAACCTTTTTTTTACCTCTCCCTCTGTCCTATCACACATCTCGACTTCAATGCTAATCCCCTTAACAGTTTCAATGTTTTGTAATGgttttgttttcactgttaaCATCACTTCTGCATCTGCATCACAGACATTGTATCTACATCAGCTTCTACCTTTGTCTTTTTGACACATTACTAGAGTAGTGTAGTTTCATTTTCTAGATCACActgtactgtgcaaatgtcagagaccacccatCATACACATAACCTCCAGTGCACACGGCTGTTATTCATTTTCTAACATCAATGAAATGAGCTTCAGTAActcaatataatttttttaatgtttacagaGTCCATATTTTTCTGTTATTAAAGCTTCCGTTTGCAATGAAATCTGCAGCCTAAAACATTAGTAGAGCTTCATTTCATCTTAAAAAATTGTTGTTTATCTTGTAGGGACAGTTGTGGTAGTCTACCACTCCTTGTGTGGATGTTATGAGTGCCATATTTTCTCCaaattgagagaaaatcttTCCAATTTATTCCTTTGACTTTCCCCTGAGTGGTGCAAGCAGGTTACTGTATCTAATCCTCTCCTAAAAataactacactacacactaactGCACTTTATCGCCATTTTCCAAATAAATTCATCAAATAATGGTGATTTTTGGCATTTGCATAGTGCTGCATATTTAAAAGTCCTTCTGTGTTATTGCTCTGAATTATACAGACAGAAAATACCATTGTAAAAGGGTGTAAACTCACATTAAAAGACATAATCAAGAGTGTTCAGCTGCATTGAACCAGGCTGcctatttgacttaatgaaacTTTATTTCAAAACCTGACCCTCGCGTTTAGGTGATAAATGACATATTCTAGGTGCCCCATTATAGTTTGTGAAAGCCTGTGCACACTTTGTAAAAAATTTATTGTTGAGCAATGTCTTGGCCATTAAATGGAAAAGTccttttatctctgtttttaGAGAGACACAGTGTGAAGAGAAAGATGGGGTGTAATGTTTTTTGAATAGTCATTTAAAGCCAGAAAGCTCATACAGCAGTTCTGAGTGCATTAGTCCAGACTGGTGCCAGTGTTTTAGCCTAATTTGCTCTCATTTGAGACAAGGACAGGatgaaacataataaaaattggtacataattatttaaaagctTAGAGATTTAGAGATTGCAGCTGTGTACTTGGTTTTGATGTGGATTGAAGTAAGAGGGACAATTTACACAAATCCTCTTTCCTGCTCATCTATAAAAGGCTCAATTTTGTACTATGTACtatgtaaatattaatgcaTTTTACTCTAcatattaaactgagctgctaAAACAAGACATTTCCATGTGACCATTAAGCCTCACTCTATTCTGATGCacctttctctgagtgttttttacTGCAGTGTAGTCTGTATTTAGAGTTGAGACATCTTCTCACAGAGTAACGACAGCCAGACTCACCTGCTTCTCTGAGTCTGAGATGTATTGGACAGTGACCAAACATTGTGCTGTTCCTGAACATTGAGAAGCAAATGTATTGTTGCAAATGCTGAAAGAAACCACACATTTAGAACTTTAATTCAGCTTTGACTGCTTTCAGGGGCATtcctaggtaatatttttactgtaaatttacagcttgagaatcattgtgatgctccaatgGGCTGTAATAtgtagcactgcagaaactgcactgtgtaacttttggggtGGGttgctccctctccctctccctgccCCTTGAGttctggacagtgctgtaaaagttaattactCTCTGAAATtgtagagggagcccaggagcaaaaataccaaatctcacgtgttcctttaaaggcgCAGTAGCTTGTTAAGCTCAAAAGGCTAAAAACATCATGtcacaaaaataaaccacagaaaTGTCACAAGGTTAAACATGATGAGCCATTAAAAATAACAGTTCTcgctctctccgtctctctctctctctctcagcctctcTCTGGCATGCATGGGGGCGGAGCAGTGCGTCTTCGCCGTGACCTGCGCGACTCACTGCCGTACGAGGCTCAGATGATGTCGTATCCACCTGCTGACTTCAAGGGGCGGGGCAATGACCTGTACTACCAGCCTGAGGCAGTGAGAGCCCAGGGGCTAGGTCAGGCTCTCCAGCGGCTGATGGAGAGTGACCAGCGAAGGGAGCAGGAAGCTGCGTATCTGGCAGGTCTGCTGCGCCTCCTGAACGAGGCACAGAACAATAGCCAAGGgaagcaggaggaagaggaagaggaggaggaaggagaCTTCCAGGGACCATACCCCCCAGACTACGACGAGACGGAGCAGACGGTCAGCATGGCCAAGCCGCAGGCACTGCTGGACCCGCAACTGGCCGAGGCCCTGCTCAACCGTTACAAGCAGGAGAGGATGCTGCAGGCTGGGCTTAACCCCACCTCCAACCGCCtacaagagagagaggaggacagagACCAGGAGATGCTCCGGTGAGGAGAAACAACATTCAGTGTTTTAGAGAAA
This window contains:
- the pcsk1nl gene encoding proprotein convertase subtilisin/kexin type 1 inhibitor, like → MSGPRTSSILLLFTITFLYIALLEAKPLSGMHGGGAVRLRRDLRDSLPYEAQMMSYPPADFKGRGNDLYYQPEAVRAQGLGQALQRLMESDQRREQEAAYLAGLLRLLNEAQNNSQGKQEEEEEEEEGDFQGPYPPDYDETEQTVSMAKPQALLDPQLAEALLNRYKQERMLQAGLNPTSNRLQEREEDRDQEMLRYLVEKILSGLAPGNQPSPSSRRTKRDVNAASGTGRGGAAVRRSRRSVDSAPGPSPSTEASLLRVKRLGDEDDEGYPAQKNRSPHAGLQRMKRIDTDMLIPPKQSRKRRAITYDPNLIAQHILQYLPA